From Pelagibacterium flavum:
GATACGGTTGAGCCGAAGTTCCAGGTTCCAGATCGGCCAAGCAAGATCGATGCTTTTGCCGAGAAGCTGTCAGGCTGGCTGAAGGCCGAGAGCCGCAAGCCGCGCAAGCAGCGGCGCACCATCAAGCAGATCCATGCTGATCTGGTGAGCCTCGGTTTCGAAGGCTCTTATGGTCGTGTGGCGGCCTTTGCCCGTCGATGGAAAGAGGAACGCCAGCGCGAGCAGAATGTGAGCGGCAGGGGCGTTTTCGTTCCTCTTGTTTTTGAGCCTGGCGAAGCTTTCCAGTTTGACTGGAGCGAGGATTGGGCACTGATCGGGGGCGAGCGGATCAAGCTCCAGGTCGCCCATACCAAGCTCTGCTACAGCCGGGCCTTTATTGTGCGGGCCTATCTGCTCCAGACCCACGAGATGCTGTTTGATGCCCACAACCATGCCTTCCGAGTTCTGGGCGGCGTCCCGCGCCGGGGCATTTATGACAACATGAGGACGGCCGTGGACAAGGTTGGCCGTGGCAAGGCACGTCAGGTCAATGCCCGGTTCTCGGCCATGGCCAGCCACTTCCTGTTCGAGCCCGAGTTCTGCAATCCCGCTGCCGGTTGGGAAAAGGGTATGGTGGAAAAGAACGTGCTCGATATGCGGCACCGGCTTTTCCAGCCCTTGCCACGTGCAAACTCGCTCGATGAGTTGAACGTCTGGCTCGAGCAGCGCTGTGTGGCTCTATGGGAAGAGATTGCTCATGGCGCGGAACCGGGTTCGGTTGCCAATTCCTGGTGCATCGAGACGCCGTATCTGATGACCGTGCCGCGGGCCTTTGACGGGTTCATCGAACATACCAAACGGGTCTCGCCCACCTGCCTGGTTCACCTCGAGCGCGTTCGCTATAGCGTTCCGGCCTCGTTCGCCAACAGACCGGTCAGCGTCAGGGTCTATCCGGACCGCATTGTCGTTGTCGCTGAAGGCCAGGCGATCTGCGAGCACAAGAGGATTATCGAGCGGCATCATGGGCAGGGTCACACCGTTTATGACTGGCGCCATTATCTGGCGGTGATCCAGCGCAAGCCCGGTGCCCTGCGCAATGGTGCACCCTTTGCCGACATGCCCGATGGATTCCGGCAACTTCAGCGCCACCTTCTGGGCAAACCCGGTGGCGATCGTGAGATGGTCGAGATCCTGGCTCTGGTTCTCCATCACGACGAACAGGCGGTGCTGGCCGCGGTCGAGATGGCGCTGGAG
This genomic window contains:
- the istA gene encoding IS21 family transposase, whose translation is MAFLSVIRRWHFRDGLSIREIARRTGLSRNTIRKYLRTDTVEPKFQVPDRPSKIDAFAEKLSGWLKAESRKPRKQRRTIKQIHADLVSLGFEGSYGRVAAFARRWKEERQREQNVSGRGVFVPLVFEPGEAFQFDWSEDWALIGGERIKLQVAHTKLCYSRAFIVRAYLLQTHEMLFDAHNHAFRVLGGVPRRGIYDNMRTAVDKVGRGKARQVNARFSAMASHFLFEPEFCNPAAGWEKGMVEKNVLDMRHRLFQPLPRANSLDELNVWLEQRCVALWEEIAHGAEPGSVANSWCIETPYLMTVPRAFDGFIEHTKRVSPTCLVHLERVRYSVPASFANRPVSVRVYPDRIVVVAEGQAICEHKRIIERHHGQGHTVYDWRHYLAVIQRKPGALRNGAPFADMPDGFRQLQRHLLGKPGGDREMVEILALVLHHDEQAVLAAVEMALEAGVPTKTHILNLLHRLIDGKPGTVPPVRAPQALVLGKEPQANVERYDTLRADKEVRHAS